ATGCGAGTTGCGGCGAGCACAAAAACCATTAATATTAGTCTTCAATAAGATTGACTTGTATCCTGAGACGGATCGCGAGGCGATTTACAACAATTTGCGGCAACTCGCTGTAACGCAGGGAGATGAAGTGGTATCTCCTGATGAAATTGTCATGGTAGCAGCAGAACCCGCGCCGCTGGAAGTGCGTGTCGAGTGGGCTGATGACAATGTAACATACGAACTAGAGACGCCAGCACCACAGATTACAGAACTTCAGCAGGCAATTTTAAGAATTCTTAATCGCGAAGGGCGATCGCTGTTGGCTTTAAATGCGTTGGTACAAGCCCGCGAAGCAACAGCGACAATTGCACATAAAACTGTAGAATTGCGTCAACAAGAAGCTGAAGATTTAATCTGGCAGTTTACCAAGTACAAAGCGCTAGCAGTCGCCCTTAATCCGATTGCATTTCTAGATGTACTCGGTGGTGTTGTTGCTGACTTGGCTTTGATTCGCTCTTTAGCACGTGTGTATGGTTTACCAATGACAGGCTACGAAGCCACAAAGCTGTTGCGAACGATTTCGTTAAGTTCTGGCGGTTTACTTTTGACTGAACTGGGAAGTGGGATGTTTTTAGGTTTGGGTAAAAGTACTGCGGCAATTGCTAGCAGTGAAAACCCTGGGAACTTAACTGCCTATTTTGGTGCGGCGATCGCGCAAGGTAGTATTGCTGGTTACGGTTCTTACATCGTCGGACACGCTGCCCAAGTTTACTTAGAACGCGGCTGCACTTGGGGACAACTCGGAACGAGCACCGTTATTGAAGAAATCTTAGCAGAAGTAGATCGCGACACCATACTCTATCGCTTGCGTCAAGAATTAAGTCAACATTTGAATTAAAGTTGTTAACAGCAAGTGATTAGTTTTGAGCTTTGAATTAACTCGCTACACTCGCTCATCAATTAACGCCAACTATCGATATCGATCGCCGCAAAGCCTTCTTTTTCGGCTAGTGTTAACATACTGCCCAACTGTCGCCAAATTAAGATACCGAGAAATAAAGTTAATGGTAGCGCGACTATATAAGCGATTAAGCCTGGAAAGCCGAAGACTTCTAAACCCGCAGCAAGAAAGAAGTACACACCGATAGTGATACCTATAAAGGGGACAACTAACGACACTGTAGGCAATTGCGAACTCATACTGCTAATGCGATCGCTCGACCAGTTTTGCACAATTTGCTTCAAAGTTGCACCAAAAGCTGCGCCTGAAGTCAGTGAGACAAGAAAACCTGCAATCATTAAAAAGTATGGTGGCTCTGGCAAATAGTACATGAAAAACTCCGCGTTTACTGCTGTTTAGGAAAAATAGCGAACGAACTCACGAGTGGTAAAATTGCTGCGGTGCGCTCTTTTGATATCTCAGTTAAAGCATCAAGTGCGACATTTAAGATGCGATTTGGCTTTAGCTCATCTTTGACTAAATTCCAGATGCGTTGCACTTCTGCGGTATGCAGGCGATCGTCTTCGGTTAAAGCTATCAATAATTGCTGGCGCAGGAATTTACCTTCTTCGGATATGAGGTATTGTAAAGCTAACTGTGCAGTTGGTATCAAGTCAAATCTTTTATCAGCTTGGGCGATCGCGATCAAGTTTTCTAGTCGCTCCCACTGAAACTTACCATCTTTGAATAACACATTGAGTAGTCGGCGCCGTAGCTGAGGTGTTTCGCCCGTTAGTAATCGTCGTGCAACGTAAGGATAGGATACCTCAACGATCTTGAAGTTCGGGTTCAGACTCAGCGCGATTCCTTCTTGCGTCACCAAAGAACGAATAATTAAGGCAAACTGTGCGGGAACGCGGAAAGGATAATCATACATCAACTCCGAAAACGAGTCGGTAATCGACTTAAAGTTAAAGTCAGCGACGCTTTGACCAATCGCTTGACCAAGTACGGCTTCTAGCGCTGGAACGATTGGACAAATATTTGTATCTGGAGTCAAAAACCCTAGTTTGACAAAATCAGCGGCTAACTCGTTATAGTCTTTGTTTACCAGATGCACGATCGCATCGACTAAAGTTTCTTTCGTGAGTTCGCTTAGCTGATCCATCATGCCAAAGTCTATGTACGCTATTCGACCATCAGGCATTGCAAACAAATTTCCTGGATGGGGATCGGCATGAAAGAAACCGTGTTCTAATAGCTGCTGCAACCCCGCAGTCACACCAATTTCGATAAGTGTGTCTGTATCTAAACCTGCTTCACGGATGCTTTGTGTGTCGGTTAATTTAAAGCCGTTAATCCATTCGAGCGTTAGAACGCGAGTAGCAGTAAATCGCCAGTAAATTGCGGGAACTTTGACGCGGAGGTCGTTACGAAAATTGGTAGCGAACTTTTCAGCGTTACGCGCTTCGTTGAGATAATCAATTTCTTCAAATAACTTAGTACCGAACTCATCAACGATCATTTTGAGATCGTGACCAAGATTTAGCGGTAGCCACGGTGATATCCATCCAGCCGTCCACCGCATTAAATATAAATCGAGTGTCAATACAGGGCGCAAATTGGGGCGTTGTACCTTAACAGCAACTTCTTCGCCACTGTGCAGACGCGCGCGATACACTTGACCAAGACTTGCTGCGGCGACAGGATGTGGTGAAATCTCACTGTATATGTCTTGAACCGAGCGATTTAACTCTGTTTCAATTGTTCGGAAAGCGATCGCATTATCAAACGGCGGTAGCTGGTCTTGCAGTTTGGTAAGTTCGTCGAGAAAGTTTTTACGAATGAGGTCAGGTCTTGTCGAAAGCGCTTGACCAACTTTGATGAATGTTGGTCCTAGGCGAGTCAGAATTTGTCGTAACTGCGTTGCTCGTTTAAACTTGTTCTGTTCTTCTCGATTCTGCCACTTATCCCAATAAAGACCGAGGATAAATCCAGCAAAACACCAAATAATAGTACAAGCCCGCCAAAGTACTAACCAAGGACGGTAGCGATAGTAACGTGCGATCGCTTCCGGATCGTAACGGCGGTTATTCTGAGCAAGTTGATACTGACCCACGCCTTTATTTGCCTCTTATACTGGTATCACTGACAGCTGCAACTTTTAGTAACACTTGTTACAGTAGTTGCTAGCACAACTTAATTATTCTGTACTTAGAGTAATCAGTTTATAGATAAGGATTTCCGGTAAGCCCATCAGTAATTTATCTTTAAGACCGACCATCAAACTTTATCTTTTCCTTAACTATAGTATATAAAACTACAAATAAATAATAAGAAAAATTACAAATTTCTTTCCTTGGAGAGAGTCCAGTAAGTAGAAGGCAGAAGGAAATTGCCATAAATCAATTTATTAATGCCGTATTTCTTAGATGATGCATCTGGAGATACAGATGATTTGTTTATCCGTCAGTAAAGTTAAGGGCTTCAAACCATGAAGCAGAAAAAGAAGTTCTTGATCTAGAACATCAAAGCCTCCTGCTTTCTGCCTCGCTTCAGTAAATATTCTTCGCCCCCTAGCCTTCTAATGTGAAGATTTCGCCTCCAAATTCTCTAAACGACTTCTCAGTTCTTGATTTTGTTGTTTCAGCGCGTCGAGTTCTTCACGCAGTTGCTTAACACCTTGATCTGTGCCAACTGTACTTTGCACTCGCGATACAGCTTCTTCCGCCATGCGCCGTACCCGCCCGTCAGGAGTTTGACTTGCTAAAGCTTGTAGAATGCCAATTGCTTTAGGAGTTTCCATTTGTCCTAGGGCACTGACAACGGAGACTTGAGTTAAGAAAAATGATTCGCGCGAGAGTTCTTCAAGTTGCTGCAAAACGCGTTCAAGATTGACTGTACTTAGCCCTGTGGAGATGGTACCGAGGGCGCGAATTGCGCTGAGTCGCAGTGCTTGCGGTACGCCTAGTTTGGTATATTCCAAGATAAGGTCGAGGGCTGGTTCAGCGGTTTTCATTTGACTTAAACCCGCGATCGCACCTGCACGCACAACCTCGTTCCATCCCGCTTTTTGTTCTAAAACTGATTTGAGCAGTTTCACCACTTTTTCTTCTTTGGGCTTCGCATCGACTGTGCCACCCGCAATTGCGCCAATCGCCTTCATTGCAGATGCTTCAACGTAGTAGCTAGGATCGCCATTTTCTACGAGGGGTTTAATGGCTTTATAACTTTGGTGTGTTTTAATATCAGCGAGGGCTTCTACCACTGCACGGCGAACTAGAGGACGATCATCCTCTAAACCAGCGACTAAACCATCAAATGCTTGATCGAGTTTGACTTGGGCGAGTTGTTTGGCAGCTTCGGCGCAGACTCCCCAAAACGAATTTTGTTTCAATGCTTGCGAAAGGGCTTTTACCGCTTCTAGTCCACCTTTTTTCGCCAAAGCTTCCGCTGCATATATTCGCGAAATTGGGTCAGAATCAAATTCTAATTGTGCTTTTAACTCTGGTAGGGGATACTCTAAAGTGACTGTTTTTAAGTAGTTATTCCCGACATCAAAACTGACAAACTGCGGTTTCTCCTCTAACGGAAAATAGAAACTCTGCTCTTTTTCGTGTATCCGCACAGTAAATGTTTTCAATTGGGGAGAAGATTCTGCGCTGTTGGTATAGCCAAACGCGATTGGGATTTTCAAGTCAAATAAATCGCTGCTAATACCGTTTGAACCTTCTTTCGCTTGCGTTTGCGTCACAGTAACTTTAGCTAATTTGCTATCGCCATCCCAAGTGTAAGCAACTTTAAAATCCGGGTGTCCGCCACGATAAACGTATTGGTCAAATAGAAATAGTAAATTTCTTCCTGTCGCTTTTTCAATCGCGCGGAGTAAGTCGATTGTTTCGACTGTTTTGTGGGCATTATCTTGAACAAATGTATGAATCGCTTGCCAAAACAACTCTTCTCCTAATTCGGCGCGAATCATGTGATAGACACACGAACCTTTTTCGTAAAGGTGGCGATCGTATAATTCAATTGCTTCGCGGTAAACGTGCGTAACGATTGGACGGCGATAACGACTGCTATCTTCGGCTAAGTAATTGCGCGCTTCGAGTAAACGGTAATAAGCAGCTTCTTCTGCGCCATACTCGTGTTCTGTCCACATGACTTCTGAATAAGAAGCCATACCTTCTTTAATCCAAGCATGAGACCAGTGCTTTATCACAACAAGATCGCCAAACCATTGATGTGCCAGTTCATGCGCGACTAAGCTTTCGGTGTTGCGGTTGTCGAGTGCGGCGCGTTCATCGAGTAAGCAGCGATCTGTGAGTAAAGTAGTAGAGGTGTTTTCCATTCCTCCAAAAATAAAATCGTCTACGCAGACTTGCGCGTACTTCGGATAAGGGTAGAGATAACCATACTTCTCGCTAAAAAATTCAATCATGCGCGGCGTTTTGCCCATAGTGCGCTGTGCGTCTGCTTCGCGTCCTTTTTCGACGTAGTAAGTGACAGGTTTACCGTTCCATTCGTCTTGAATTTCGGCAAAGTCTCCTACCGCAAGTGTCATAAGGTAAGTAGGGTGAACTTGCTCTTGTAACCAGTGGTAAATTTTGGCGTCGCCGTCTTCAGCAGTGTCGATCAGCGTTCCATTGGAAATGGCAATGTTAGGTTTGGGAACGCGGACGCGAATTTCGGATGTTGATAGTTGTCCAGGGTAGTCGAAGCAAGGAAACCAGAAGCGCGAGTCTTCATCTTCTCCCTGCGTCCAAACTTGTGTCGGTTTATGGGGATAGTGTTGATCGGGAGTAATAAAGTAAATACCGCGTTGAGGTTTTTCCGCTGAGTAGGCGATCGCAATCTTGATCGCTTCACCTACAACTGTTGCTGATACCAGTTGAATATGCAATTGCGAACCATCATATTCAAATACTTGTGGTGTATCGTCAACGTGTACTGATTGAATATTCAGGTTAACTGCGTCTAACGTCAACCTTTCGATGCCATTGCGGATTGGCTTAAGCTGGATAACACAAGTTCCTTGATAACTCTTACTCGGAATATCTAAATTTAGATCTAAGAAAATATGCTCAACTTGTCCTGGACGATCTGGGTTGTAGTGAGGTTTTGCCCCTGGTAGTTCAAAGGAGCGGTGGCGGTTATTATCTGTATCAAAGTAGAACTGTGACATCTATTATGCTTATCCTCAAATACTAAAAGCGATCGCTGCAACTTGTTTTTCTAGGGTAGCGCTTCTGACAAATAAAGCAGTGCTAGTGCTTGAGAGGCGATCGCCAAACTAAAATTTGCTTTGAGATTTGTTGTGCTTAAACTGAAATTTGTCACATTAGTCAACTCAAATTGAGGACTAATAAGTAGGTGGGCATAATTAAATATCACACGTAACATTTGTCAGGTAATCGGTAATGGGTAATCGAGACTCTTTTCAATGACCAATGACCAGTTACTGCCGTTCCTTCTTTAGAGACCTCTTTAGGCGTGCGGCGGCTTCGCCAATTACCAGCCCTTAAGTTATGTTTATTTTTACCCACTTACTTAGTATGGCAATGTTGTCTATCTTCAAGACTTATATAAAATAGCTTGCAATGATCAATAATTGTTGACAATAACTATTACCGCTGCGCAAGTTTCATCCTATCAAAATAGATATGTTAACCACTTAAAAAAGAATATTATTGTAATAATTTATCTATTAATTTAAATGAGTAAAAATACTAAAATACGCCTACTCTTGTTGATAGGTGAAGAGCTACAATTATGGCAGTAGAACGGACTATCAGACGTAGTCGCACAGTAACGGTTTTTTTCGAGATTTTCGGAAATTTGCGTTGAAAGGAAATGTTGTGGAACTAGCGATCGCAGTTATTATTGGCGGTGCATTTAGCAATATCGTAACCTCGTTTGCGCAAGATATCGTCATGCCATTGATTAACCCACTCATTCCCGCCGAAGATTGGCGCGAAGTCATTAATACAAGTCCAAATATATAGAATAGAATTGGTAGTTTTATAGGCTCGGTCGTTGATTTTATTATTGCGTTTGCCCTATATCTAGCAATTCGCTCCCTAGCCCGCTTTAAGCGTCAAGAAGAACTTGTACCACCAGAACCGACACAAGAGTATCCTTATTATTTAACTAAAATCCTCATTGCGGCAACTCGTTGCCCTGCTTGTACTTCAGAATTGTCACCCCAAAGCCCGATAATAAGCTAGAGAAGACATACATTTTTAGTATTACGTTATGACTGTTGCTGCCAATACTGCGCCAGAAATCGCATCCCGTTTTGTTAATCGAGTACTTGCAATTAAGCCGTTGGCAAATTTAGCCAAGCACCAAGCACGGCAAATGATGATTAAACGTGCAGAAAAAATTGGTGTTCCTTGGACGAAGCAAGTACAAGAATTAAAACAGCTTGACTGGGATACTCAACTTGCACAAGTCGAAAATCCGCATTTGCAATATCCTGATTACTATTGCTGTTCGTTTCATGCTTACGAGCAAGGTAATTTAAGCTGGGATGCGGCGCTAGAAGTCGAAGTTGCCGCCCGCGCAGTTCATGCAGGAATTTGGGCAGATGCAGGCGCAGAGGGTGATGCTCGGCTCCGCGCGTCGTATCATGACATTCTCAAAGAAGTTGCGCAGCCACGCGACATTCTAGATATCGGCTGTAGTGTTGGTATGAGTACGTTTGCCTTACAAGAAGTCTACCCACACGCAGCAATTACTGGTTTAGATTTATCACCTTATTTTCTTGCGGTTGCCAATTACCGCGCGCAACAACGTCAAAATCAAATCAACTGGGTACACGCGGCGGCTGAATCGACTGGATTAGCATCAGCATCGTTTGATTTAGTTTCGATCTTTCTGGTATGTCACGAATTGCCACAATCGGCGACACGGCAAATTTTTCAAGAAGTACGACGCTTACTTCGTCCTGGTGGCTATTTAGCAATTATGGATATGAATCCGCAATCAGAAATTTACGGTAAGATGCCTCCTTACATTTTGACGTTACTCAAAAGCACCGAGCCGTATTTAGATGAATATTTCACTCTGGATATTGAAGCAGCGTTGAAAGACGCAGGGTTTCAAAATATTGCGATCGCGCCTAATACCCCCCGCCATCGTACTATCACGGCACAAGTAGCGGTTGGGTAGCATTTTCGCCCCCTAAATCCCCCACTTGTGGGGGACTTTGAATGGTTTGGAGTGTCTGCCTCCTCTTGCTCTTCCTTAGAATTGGGAGAAGATGAAGAAAAATATTTGTTTACGGAACTATAGGGGGTTCGCCTGAGTGGTAGGTTCCTAACTTTGGGATTGAAGGAAGAAAAATTGAATTCTTGCAAAAAGTCTAATGTACCAGTTCCCTAACCTCTGATTGCTGATCTCTAACTCCTTGGATAGTCTGATCGCAGTAAATTTCACAAGAATTGTTGGGACTTTCAATTAGCTTAACTTTGTGTAATGTAGCTCCTAGTTCTTGGATGGGCGATCGCAAAACATTACTGATGTATACCGCGATATTTTCTGCGGTTGGGACAACTTCGGCAAAGTAAGCGATGTCTTTGTTTAAGAAGGTATGATCGAGCGGTTCGACAACTAAATCATCGATGATTTGTTGCAATGCACCTAAGTCAACGAGCATTCCGGTACGCGGGTCAATCTCACCTTTAACAGTGACTTCTAAATGATAGTTGTGTCCGTGTCCGTTGGGACGCGCGCACTTACCATAAATTTCTGAGTTCTCTTCGTAACTGAGATCCGGACGTGCTAGCCGATGTGCAGCGCTGAAGTGTGTACTGAGTGTTAAGTAAGCTTCCATGCCGTTTCCTTGATATTCTGCCCAAAGTTCTGGATGTTCAAAGAGTTGAATGCGGACTAAAGATAAGTAAGGTGCTAGTCGCTGCCAAATGACTCTGGCAATGTTTTCGGTGGTAGGCAGTGTTTGTTGAAATTCTGTCCAAACATCGTTAAGGTGCGAAAAATCGAGTTGGCTAGTAACTTCGCGCTTGATTACCTGTTTGACTTCAGACAAATTTTGTACCATGCCATATTCATCGAGTTCACCGGCGAGGGAAACATATAGAATGTAGTTGTGTCCGTGTCCTGGTGTTCGCGCGCAAAGTCCAAAACGCTGTGTATTCTCAGCCTCACTTAATTCGGGTAGCCAATACCGATGACTCGCTGAAAACTGTGCGCGACGGTTAACAATGCATTGCATGAGTACACGAGTTGTTGAATGTAAAGTTTTTTGAATGATGCTGATAACAGCATAAACTAATTAGCGTGCGCATTGCACCTGACGCTGAGTTGTGAATGCAATCGATGTTTGATTCTCGTTTCTGTCCGCGTGAGTTTACACAATTTCCCATCGAGTTTGGTTGGCAGCAGCTGCGACCGCCAATTTTGCTCTTTCTGGCAATTCTCATCGCTATTGTTGTTAGCTTTTGGCTCATTACTCGTAAGTGGCGTTTCAATCGAAAATGGATAATTCCTGGTATTGCTGCACTCGTGTTTAGCTTGATTGCGATTGGCTTGCTGTCTATTGTTGTTGTGAATGGACTATTTCTGCCTGCTGATCCTGGAACTTCTGTCGATGCGATTGTCATTTTAGGTCGAGGTAGAGCCTTGAGAATGGAGCGGGCTAGGGTTGCGACTCAATTGTGGCAAGCTAAAAGAGCACCCGTAATTTTTGTCAGTGGTCGAGGTGATGCTTTACCAATTATTGAGTTATTGATTGCACAAGGTGTACCTAGAAATGTTGTCGATGGCGAAAACTGTTCATTGACGACGAAAGAAAATGCGATTTTTTCAGCAGCAATTCTACAACAGCGAAACATTCAACGAATTTTACTAATCAGCGATCCTCCGCATATGTGGCGATCGCTGGTCGAATTTCGTGCTTATGGATTTACGGTTATTCCGCGTACAAGTCAGTTACCAGATGAGTGGAATTTACCACAAATAGCTTACGTAGCTTTACGTGAATCAATTGGTTTCCCGTGGTATCTTTGGCGACAGCTTGTAGCTCCACCTTCTCAGATGATGCCGGATGTTGAACTATCAGCTTTGCTGCAAAAAGCACAACAGTACGGTCAACAACGTCTCTATGTTGATTAAGCGATCGCCTCTAGCGATTCTTGGGCTTCGCAATGCAAACCAGCCGCGATTCGGAATAATTCTTGACCCATGTGCAAATAGCGATCGTCATAGTTGAGTGGAAAGTAACTCAACTCTTCGATGCCATCGCCTACTTGATTGAGACAGTAGTACAAGTGCGCTGCGGCTCCCGCAACACTAGGAGGATTCGGCAACGAGCGAAACGCTACTTGCGCTTGTTTGAGCCAGTCGCGACAGCTTTGCAGATAATCTTCAAAATCTCCTAATAATTCATCGTCAAACGGATCGGCTGCCAAATTTTCGATTTGTTCTTCTAACGAGTTGAGAATTCGGCAAATCAAACGATTCACGGGTTGATAGACTTGGTGCAGCCATCGTGCTAATTCCTCATCAGCATCTCTTCCCGTTTGCCGCGAGGTACGGTATTGATTTTGTGCTGCTGTGGTACGCTGTTGTCGTTCGCGACGCGTTGTTTTTTGTGTGAGGAGTTGTTCGTCATAGGATTGCCGTTTTTGAACATCTCCTAGAACTTCGTATGCTGCGTTAATGCGAATAATTTGCTCATGATCGGCGGTGTCCTGATGACTATCAGGATGAAATTTTTTTACCAAGCGGCGATAAGCTTGCTTAATTTCCGCTTGGCTCGCTGCTGCATTAACGTCAAGAGTGTCGTAATGATTCGATGCCATCACACCTAATTTAGCGTTAATTCATCGTGGCAGAAAATTTAGGTTCTAAATCTTGGAACAACGGAGTACTTAGGTAACGTTCGCCAAAGCTGGGCTGAATCATCACAATCAGTTTTCCTTTGTTTTCTGCGCGCTGTCCTACCCGAATTGCAGCACATAAAGCTGCACCACTAGAAATTCCTGAAAGTAGTCCTTCTTCGCGGGCTAAACGGCGTCCGTAGGCGATCGCCTCGTCATCGGTTACTGTTATAACTTCATCAATCATGTCTACGCGCAAAACTTGTGGGATAAACCCTGCACCAATACCTTGAATTTTATGCGGACCTGGCTTTCCACCGGAGAGAACTGGGCTATTTACCGGTTCAACAGCGATCGCCTTAAAACTGGGCTTGCGCGCTTTAATCACTTCCGCAACACCTGTAATTGTGCCGCCAGTACCAACACCTGCCACCATAAAATCAATTTGCCCATCGGTATCTTGCCAAAGTTCTTCTGCGGTGGTTTCCCGATGAATTTGCGCATTCGCAGGATTGCGGAATTGTTGCAGCATATAAGCGTGCGGCGTGCTATCTACAATCATTTGTGCGCGTCGAATCGCTCCACTCATCCCTTCGATACCTGGTGTGAGTTCGAGTTCTGCACCATAAGCGCGCAGCATTGCTCTTCGTTCGGCACTCATTGTTTCGGGCATTGTTAAAATCAACCGATATCCCTTTGCCGCAGCTGCCATCGCGAGTGCAATTCCTGTATTACCTGATGTAGGTTCAACCAAGGTTGTCTTTCCAGGATGAATCAGTTTTTCTTTTTCAGCAGCTTGAATCATGCTCAAGCCAATTCGATCCTTAACTGAGGCAGATGGATTCATGCTTTCTAGCTTCACAACTATCCGCGCGACGCATCCCTCAGCTTGGGGAATGCGATTAAGTTGCACCAAAGGTGTGCGACCAATTACTTCTGTAATATTGTTGGCAATTCGCATAGTTTTAGTTTAGTTAAGAGGAATCTAGATGAGAAAGATGTAAAAAAATTAGAGAAAGATAAGAAAGTCAAGCAGAAATTGCGACCATTACTCACTGCTTCGCTTTAGTTCTGAATTATAAGTGTCAAATTTTGAATAGAAGAAGTTTTCTCTCAAAACTCGAAACTTCTAAGTTGCCCTAAATGTAATACATAATATTCAATTGCTTTCTCGCTGCTCGTTGCTCGCAGAGGTTTTGCAGTGAATATTTTTGCAAAACAGCGTTGGCTGCTTGACGCGATTCTTGCCAAACTTCTTGAACAACTGCGCTTTCTACCGTTTTTGGTTGAGCTTCGTCTTCACAAGTCGTTGTTTCTAGACCGTCTAAGCAGCATATGACGTCGAGTAAAGTAATCTTCCAAGGCTCTCGTGCTAGAACATAACCACCTTTTGCCCCTCGTTGGCTTTTCACTAAACCTCCGCGCCTCAATGTCGCTAGTAGTTGTTCTAGATAGCGATCTGGGATGTGCTGTTGGGCAGCAATTTGCCGAATTTGCAACGGTTCGCCAATTTCGTAGTTAGTTGCTAGCTCTAAGAGCGCAAGCAGCGCATATTCCGTCTTACACGAGAGTTCCACAGGCTAATTTAAACGCGATAGTTTATTAAGCTTTTGATCTGCTGTTCTTCTAGTATACTCCGGTTCTTTACTGGGGTTTAGTGTGTTTGGATAACTAACGATAAAAAAACCCGCTGGTCGCGGGTTAACATTTTTTTTAGTTACGGAGTTTAACTAATCACAACCTAGAAGTTGAAGGTTGTCCGTAGTGTTCCAATGATAACGTCTGAGTTATCGTTGTTTTGACCGGGAGAACTTAACCAAATCACACCAGGTGTAATCGACACGTTATCTGTCAGTTGATATCTGTAGAATCCTTCAACGTGTAACCCGTAGTCACGGTTAAAGCCTACAACGCCAGGTGCATCTACTCCTCTTAACGTAGGTTCTACACCTGCAAAGATACCTAAGAGGTTACCTTCTTTACCCAAGTCTGGGAAAGCAACTCCACCACCAAATGTCCAGATGTCAGCACCGCCGCGACCTAAGAGTGTAGCGTTAGTGTAGGTGCCAAATCCGCTGATAGATATTCTGTCACTTAAGCGAAAAGCAGCCGATACACCATAGGAATTGGTCACGGTAGGACCAACAGCTAAACCTGGAACACCATCGACGAAGCCATCACCACTGACATCAACAAGGTTTGCTTGGGTTGTACCAACGACTGGACCTGCTGATTGATTGCCAAACGAGCCACCGATGTCAAAAATACCGTTACCTGTGGTGTGGTAGCCATGAACGTAAGTTGCTGCTAACGCAACGCGATCGCCTAAGTTGAAGTTCAACTGGGCTAGGGCTGCGTAATCTCCATTACCAATACCCGCACTCAAACCAGGATCGCTGGCATTATCAGCTAAGTAACCTACGGTCAAAGAACTTGGTCTGAGAACACCGCTACCGCCAAATGCTAATGTTAAACCACCTCCAGCACCGCCACCGATTCGATAAATTGGGTTTTGTTGTGCGAAGGTAGAGAGCGCACCTCTCCCACCATCGTAGTCCTCAAAATAAGGATTTGCAGTAGCAGCATAGTCAGCGTGAACGCCACCAGTCGCTGCTAAATACCCTCTAGCTTGACCAAACAGTGGGAAGTCGTATGCTAACCAATCGACCGCAACACTGTTTTCAAAGTTTGGCGATACATTAAAAGTTTGTTGACCTTCAAACGTTGCGTTTGGAGCCGCACCATTAAAAGCACTGAAGCTAAATAGCTGTGCATTTCCTGCTGATAAGCGCGTATGCAAAATATCCGAACCACCAAAGCTGCTTTGGAAGTCCAAGCGTACGCGGTTTTGGAATACAGTGTTGTCGTCTACATCGTCGCCAAACGTATCGCTAATCGCAGCGACAACTTCACCAACTAATTTAGTTGTCGTCGAAAATTGGTTGGCTTCGAGTTCGGCTGTTTGTGCTTCTAAAGCATCTACCCGACCGCGTAGCGTTGCGAGTTCCGCCGCAAATTCTTCTTGCAGCCGCTGGAGGGTTGCTAAGTC
This is a stretch of genomic DNA from Chroogloeocystis siderophila 5.2 s.c.1. It encodes these proteins:
- a CDS encoding iron uptake porin; amino-acid sequence: MSKILWKSLLLSPAVLGATIVVSSTAHAVEQPQSAELNQQDAAPATDYVVATVENNLEQNNTTVNAIQPQVEAEPVVQAPTVLRQASVAMPMTVAQATAPATAPAAPSPSIESFESLDELNRYSNEGRGNANSVAQVTSVSQLSDVQPTDWAFQALQSLVERYGVIAGYPDGTYRGNRAMTRYEFAAGLNAALDRVNELIAAGTADMVRREDLATLQRLQEEFAAELATLRGRVDALEAQTAELEANQFSTTTKLVGEVVAAISDTFGDDVDDNTVFQNRVRLDFQSSFGGSDILHTRLSAGNAQLFSFSAFNGAAPNATFEGQQTFNVSPNFENSVAVDWLAYDFPLFGQARGYLAATGGVHADYAATANPYFEDYDGGRGALSTFAQQNPIYRIGGGAGGGLTLAFGGSGVLRPSSLTVGYLADNASDPGLSAGIGNGDYAALAQLNFNLGDRVALAATYVHGYHTTGNGIFDIGGSFGNQSAGPVVGTTQANLVDVSGDGFVDGVPGLAVGPTVTNSYGVSAAFRLSDRISISGFGTYTNATLLGRGGADIWTFGGGVAFPDLGKEGNLLGIFAGVEPTLRGVDAPGVVGFNRDYGLHVEGFYRYQLTDNVSITPGVIWLSSPGQNNDNSDVIIGTLRTTFNF